Below is a window of Shinella sp. PSBB067 DNA.
CGGCGCCATTTCCAATGTGATCTCATCGATCACGATGCTTTCGATCGTGCTCACGGGCGCGGCGCTCATACGTGAACGCGAGCATGGCACCATCGAGCATCTTCTCGTGATGCCGGTGACGCCGACAGAGATCATGCTGAGCAAAATATGGTCGATGGGGCTGGTCGTGCTTGTTGCCTGCGCCGTGTCGATCGTGTTCGTCGTGCAGGGGGTTCTTCAGGTGCCGATCCAGGGTTCCGTCGGCCTTTTTCTGGCGGGTGCAGCGTTGCAGCTCATCGCCACCACATGCATGGGAATTTTCCTTGCCACCATCGCCGGCTCGATGCCGCAGTTCGGCCTGCTGCTGATGCTGGTCCTGCTTCCTCTTCAGGTCCTTTCGGGCGGCCTCACACCGCGCGAAAGCATGCCGCAGATCATTCAGGACATCATGCTCGCGGCGCCAAACACCCACTTCGTGATCCTTGCACAATCGATCCTGTTTCGCGGCGCGGGCCTCGATGTGGTCTGGCCACAGCTGCTGGCTCTCGTGCTGATCGGCGCGGCGCTCTTTGTGTTTGCGCTCCGCCGCTTCCGAACCTTCTTGCAATAAGTGAGGCCGCGGTGATCCGCGCAGCCTTATCCAGGTAATCGATCGAAATACAGCAGCGATTTATTCGAACGGGAGGTTTGTCGTCATGCAAGGACTTATGAAAGCTGCAATTGTTCATGAATTCGGAAAGCCACTGTTGATCGAAAACGTTCCGATACCCGTACCCGGCCCGGGCGAACTGCTGGTGAAAGTGGCCGCCTGTGGCGTGTGCCACACCGATCTGCATGCCGCCTCCGGCGACTGGCCGGTCAAGCCATCCCTGCCCTTCATTCCCGGCCATGAGGTAGCAGGCACCGTCGCGGCACTCGGTCCAGGTGTCACGGACTTTGTAATCGGCGATGCCGTCGGCATCGCATGGCTCCATGACGCCTGCATGCGGTGCGAACATTGCGAAACCGGCTGGGAGACGCTTTGCAAGCATCAACACAATACGGGCTACAGCTGCGATGGAGGCTTCGCGGAATACGCGATTGCCAATGCTGCATTCGCCGCAAGACTGCCTGACGACGTTGATTTCGCGGCGGTCGCGCCTATTCTCTGCGCCGGGGTCACGACTTACAAAGGGCTCAAGGAAACCGAAGCGCGACCCGGGCAATGGGTCGCAATCTCCGGCATCGGCGGCCTGGGCCAGGTAGCCATCCAATACGCCAAAGCAATGGGACTGAAGGTCGTTGCACTGGATTTGGCGTCTGAGAAGCTCACATTGGCCAGAAGAACCGGAGCCGATCTGGCGCTTGACGCGCGGTCCCCGGACGCCATCGCCGAGGCCCTCGAAGCAACAGGCGGCGGAGCACACGGAGTGCTCGTCACCGCGGTATCGCCTCCGGCGTTCTCGCAGGCGCTCCAGCTCGTTCGACGAAAAGGCACCGTTGCTTTGGTCGGATTGCCGCCAGGCGAATTCGCGACCCCTATTTTCGATGTCGTCCTGAAGCGCATAACCGTGCGGGGCTCAATCGTCGGCACGCGCCGGGATCTTGACGAGGCCATCGCCTTTTTTGCCGAAGGCAAAATCAAGGCTCAGGTCACGCCGGCGCCGCTTGAGGACATCAACCGGATATTTCAGGAGCTGAAAGCCGGCCGCGTCGACGGCCGTGTGGTTCTCGACATGACAGGCAAGGCAGCCTGATCAGTTTGGCGCTGCGGTTTTTGAAAAGGGGTTAGACATGATCACATCCGACATCATGACGCGGGACGTTGCCACGATCAGTGTGGATGCTCATGTGCGTCACGCTGTTTCAGTCATGCTGGAGCGTGGCGTCAGCGGTCTGCCGGTGACGGATAGCGACGGAAAGCTCGTTGGGATCATTACGGAAGGCGATCTGATGTCCCGCAAGGAGATCGGAAGGTCTTTGCTCGATCGGCAGGACCATCCGATGACCGATGAGAACGATCTTAAAAATTACATTCATTGCAACAGCTGGCGCGTTGGTGATGTCATGTCCCCGGA
It encodes the following:
- a CDS encoding ABC transporter permease encodes the protein MRLANILQLGVKELRGLARDPMLVVLILYAFTLSIYTASTSMPETLNKAAIAVVDEDQSPVSSRILTAFYPPYFSIPKIISQHEMDSRMDAGLDTFALDIPPNFQRDLLAGRTPTIQLNVDATRMSQAFSGGGYIQSIVSSEVNEYLDRYRGTTEVPVDLALRSRFNQELNKGWFGAISNVISSITMLSIVLTGAALIREREHGTIEHLLVMPVTPTEIMLSKIWSMGLVVLVACAVSIVFVVQGVLQVPIQGSVGLFLAGAALQLIATTCMGIFLATIAGSMPQFGLLLMLVLLPLQVLSGGLTPRESMPQIIQDIMLAAPNTHFVILAQSILFRGAGLDVVWPQLLALVLIGAALFVFALRRFRTFLQ
- the adhP gene encoding alcohol dehydrogenase AdhP → MQGLMKAAIVHEFGKPLLIENVPIPVPGPGELLVKVAACGVCHTDLHAASGDWPVKPSLPFIPGHEVAGTVAALGPGVTDFVIGDAVGIAWLHDACMRCEHCETGWETLCKHQHNTGYSCDGGFAEYAIANAAFAARLPDDVDFAAVAPILCAGVTTYKGLKETEARPGQWVAISGIGGLGQVAIQYAKAMGLKVVALDLASEKLTLARRTGADLALDARSPDAIAEALEATGGGAHGVLVTAVSPPAFSQALQLVRRKGTVALVGLPPGEFATPIFDVVLKRITVRGSIVGTRRDLDEAIAFFAEGKIKAQVTPAPLEDINRIFQELKAGRVDGRVVLDMTGKAA